Proteins co-encoded in one Papaver somniferum cultivar HN1 chromosome 5, ASM357369v1, whole genome shotgun sequence genomic window:
- the LOC113279539 gene encoding protein FAR-RED IMPAIRED RESPONSE 1-like translates to MELTGDDPFSGRLWGSNIFHFLVLNIVTTATVSLGFLPVTPLLDAINDFFTPIQCYNEGDVLLLNNQIFTEMESTRIDMLAVEEVGDCDVNVGNGECQQGTGQNLEGNEKLEEPKVGMVFSSQDDVYRYYTNYGIQQGFRVNRRSTRCDDYGILRYFTHACSREKKRMSTSKNRYSNLSSGTNCQAKIRTIMQCDGSFKLSSVVLEHNHPLTPGETRCFKYKKLDQDAKTRVRQQSRTSEIVQTGVCEKLMVGDKRSRDNNGQVKTLMLEEGDAAVLQIFFVKMQTRNSNFFYVMDMDEDCTVRNIFWADARSRAAYEDFGDVVTLDTSYLRNKFALPLVPFVGVNHHGQPVLLGYALLSNEDVGTFLWLFKSWLACMMGIPPKAIITDQSQAIQKAVQTVFPNVQYRLCLWQVMKKTREKLKGCSQYKAIKISLQNSVCKSTSKDEFQDEWRKVIEKYGLHDNEWLKELYVERHRWVPIYTKETFWAGMSTARRSESSCALFNGHVNSKTTLKQFLEQYDNIIRSKVEKENRADYESLFSRYDCITHYEIEKQFQEVYTNTKFKEFQEEIMGKLYCYTSLVKEEDSIFIIQVTEHVKVGDSEKDAKFIVNFSAVDCELNCTCHLFEFSGIICRHTLSVLTQSKVQQVPSKYILSRWRKDIKRKCSFVKASYQDLDVNPSVQQYHEMCRYFHEVATMSADCKDQSITVMNALHDLKAKIGMPV, encoded by the exons atggagttgacaggGGACGATCCATTTAGTGGGAGATTATGGGGTTCTAATATTTTTCACTTTTTGGTTCTCAACATTGTTACTACTGCTACAGTTTCACTAGGTTTTCTTCCAGTGACACCATTGCTAGACGCCATTAACGATTTCTTTACCCCTATCCAGTGTTACAATGAAGGAGATGTATTATTACTGAATAACCAAATCTTCACT GAAATGGAAAgtacaagaattgatatgcttgcaGTGGAGGAGGTGGGCGATTGTGATGTTAATGTAGGAAATGGGGAGTGCCAGCAGGGTACTGGGCAAAATTTGGAAGGGAATGAAAAACTTGAAGAACCTAAGGTAGGTATGGTGTTTAGCTCTCAAGATGATGTTTATCGTTATTATACAAATTATGGTATTCAACAAGGCTTTCGTGTAAATAGAAGATCAACGCGATGTGATGATTATGGGATTTTAAGATATTTCACACATGCATGTTCTCGAGAAAAAAAGAGAATGAGCACATCAAAGAATAGATACTCGAACCTCAGTTCAGGAACTAATTGCCAGGCTAAGATAAGAACTATAATGCAATGTGATGGTAGTTTTAAATTGAGCAGTGTTGTGCTTGAGCATAACCATCCGCTGACGCCAGGCGAGACACGGTGTTTTAAATATAAGAAGTTGGATCAAGATGCCAAAACCAGAGTACGTCAGCAGTCCCGAACAAGTGAGATTGTTCAAACTGGGGTATGTGAAAAGCTAATGGTTGGGGATAAAAGGTCTCGAGATAACAACGGTCAGGTGAAAACATTAATGCTTGAGGAAGGTGATGCTGCAGTTTTAcagattttttttgttaaaatgcAAACTAGAAACTCAAATTTCTTTTATGTGATGGACATGGATGAAGACTGTACTGTAAGAAACATATTCTGGGCTGATGCAAGGAGTAGGGCAGCGTATGAAGACTTTGGAGATGTTGTTACACTTGACACTTCatatctcagaaataaatttgctCTGCCTTTGGTTCCTTTTGTCGGCGTGAATCATCATGGACAACCTGTTTTATTAGGTTATGCTTTGCTGTCAAATGAGGATGTCGGGACATTCTTGTGGTTATTTAAATCTTGGTTGGCATGTATGATGGGAATTCCTCCAAAAGCCATTATCACTGATCAATCCCAAGCTATACAAAAGGCTGTTCAAACTGTCTTTCCTAATGTCCAATATCGATTGTGCTTATGGCAAGTGATGAAAAAGACTCGAGAGAAGCTGAAAGGATGTTCTCAGTACAAAGCTATTAAAATATCTTTGCAGAATTCTGTTTGCAAGTCTACCAGCAAAGATGAGTTTCAAGATGAATGGAGAAAAGTGATTGAGAAATATGGTCTTCATGACAACGAGTGGTTAAAAGAACTGTATGTCGAGCGGCATCGCTGGGTTCCAATTTATACAAAAGAAACTTTTTGGGCAGGAATGTCAACTGCACGACGTAGTGAGAGCAGTTGTGCACTATTCAATGGGCATGTGAACTCCAAAACGACTTTGAAGCAGTTTCTAGAGCAGTATGATAACATTATAAGAAGTAAGGTCGAAAAGGAAAACCGGGCAGATTATGAATCTCTGTTTTCAAGGTATGACTGCATAACTCATTATGAGATTGAGAAACAGTTTCAAGAAGTTTACACCAATACAAAATTTAAAGAATTTCAGGAAGAGATAATGGGAAAGCTGTATTGTTATACCTCTCTTGTTAAGGAGGAAGACTCCATTTTTATAATTCAAGTCACCGAGCATGTTAAAGTTGGAGACAGTGAGAAGGATGCTAAGTTTATTGTTAACTTCAGTGCAGTAGACTGTGAGCTGAATTGCACATGTCATTTGTTCGAGTTTAGCGGGATTATATGCAGGCACACACTTTCTGTCCTAACCCAAAGTAAAGTGCAACAAGTGCCATCTAAGTATATTCTCTCTAGATGGAGGAAGGACATTAAACGGAAATGCTCTTTTGTTAAAGCCAGTTACCAAGATTTAGATGTCAATCCAAGTGTGCAGCAATACCATGAGATGTGCAGGTATTTCCATGAAGTCGCAACGATGTCAGCAGATTGCAAAGACCAGAGTATCACTGTGATGAATGCTTTACATGACTTAAAAGCAAAAATTGGTATGCCAGTTTAG
- the LOC113282587 gene encoding uncharacterized protein LOC113282587 isoform X3: protein MAMPSGVNMLISEKIMQFPPNNNGGGGSNGGGGEIHHYPSPPPLRQWIPDERDGFISWLRGEFAASNAIIDVLLDHLKSIGGGEPGEYNSVFGCINQRRSNWNHVLCMQQYFPITDIMFAVQQVTMRKQHRNFGGGQMKVSDKKLHPQNVSFRQAQYNVKEDHILNSESRSSSSSHRNEAQFVNNGSADGKLDLRTKKMDNVESLEEGKNDGLQEAKEGIKSDASKPEAEVDGDKIQKHDEKHNGIPVFSRCGATEVFDGKEVNVVEGLKLYEELFNSSEIAKVTSLTNELRLAGRRGHFQAGQTYVVSKRPMKGHGREMIQLGLPVADSPLEDEIAAGNSKDRRKEPIPDILQDVIERLVQAQVINMKPDSCIIDYFNEGDHSQPHMCPPWFGRPVCILFLTECDVTFGRVIATEHPGDYRGSLKLSLAAGTLLSLEGKSADFAKHALPSIRKQRILITFTKFQPKKSMVIPSSIPPSASALPWGPPTLRPPSQFRPKHFIPVSATGVLPVPSIHPPHLTPLNSIQPVFVAAPLAPPVPYPAPVPIPSPASAGWTAVVPARHPPPPRFPLPGTGVFLPPGSSGNSPPAPPHQLGLPIASEVNSAVDTSLSNENNVEGLNCTDAKVASPKSRVDAEVKRQESNGCVTGTGNGSRTVIV from the exons ATGGCAATGCCATCAGGAGTAAATATGTTGATTTCAGAGAAAATAATGCAGTTTCCTCCTAATAACAATGGAGGTGGAGgtagtaatggtggtggtggagagatCCATCATTatccttctcctcctcctctgAGACAATGGATTCCAGATGAACGTGATGGATTTATTTCATGGTTAAGAGGAGAATTTGCTGCATCTAATGCCATAATTGATGTATTACTTGATCATTTGAAATCAATTGGGGGAGGAGAACCTGGAGAGTATAATTCTGTTTTTGGTTGTATTAATCAAAGGCGGTCTAATTGGAATCATGTTCTCTGTATGCAACAATACTTTCCGATAACTGATATTATGTTTGCAGTACAACAAGTGACAATGAGGAAGCAACACAGAAATTTTGGTGGAGGTCAGATGAAAGTTTCTGACAAGAAATTGCATCCACAGAATGTTAGTTTTAGACAGGCTCAGTATAATGTTAAGGAAGATCACATTTTGAATTCGGAATCtcgtagtagtagtagtagtcatCGAAATGAGGCTCAATTTGTAAATAACGGTTCAGCCGATGGGAAATTAGATTTGAGAACAAAAAAGATGGATAATGTTGAAAGTTTGGAAGAAGGTAAAAATGATGGTCTTCAGGAGGCAAAGGAAG GAATCAAGAGTGATGCTTCAAAGCCCGAGGCAGAAGTCGATGGAG ATAAGATACAAAAACATGATGAGAAACATAATGGGATTCCTGTTTTCAGTAGATGTGGGGCCACCGAGGTCTTCGATGGAAAGGAG GTGAATGTTGTTGAAGGACTTAAATTGTATGAAGAGCTATTTAACAGTTCAGAAATTGCAAAGGTTACTTCATTGACAAATGAGTTGAGACTAGCAGGACGAAGAGGGCATTTCCAAG CAGGACAGACATATGTTGTCTCCAAAAGACCCATGAAGGGGCATGGAAGAGAAATGATTCAGTTGGGCCTCCCAGTTGCCGATTCACCTCTGGAAGATGAAATTGCTGCTGGAAATTCCAAAG ATAGAAGGAAAGAACCAATTCCTGACATTTTACAAGACGTTATTGAGCGTTTGGTTCAGGCGCAAGTTATAAACATGAAACCAGATTCTTGCATCATTGACTACTTCAATGAG gGAGATCACTCACAACCTCATATGTGTCCACCTTGGTTTGGAAGGCCTGTTTGCATTTTGTTTTTGACTGAATGTGACGTGACCTTCGGAAGAGTAATTGCTACAGAGCATCCCGGAGATTACAGAGGTTCTCTCAAACTTTCTCTTGCTGCCGG AACGCTGCTCTCTCTAGAAGGTAAAAGCGCGGATTTTGCTAAACATGCACTACCTTCCATCCGCAAACAACGCATACTTATTACATTCACTAAGTTTCAGCCAAAGAAAAGTATGGTCATTCCCTCCTCTATACCACCATCAGCCTCGGCCTTACCATGGGGCCCACCAACTCTGAGGCCACCAAGTCAGTTCCGTCCTAAACATTTTATACCTGTTTCAGCAACTGGAGTGTTACCGGTCCCATCTATCCATCCACCGCACCTCACACCTCTCAACAGCATTCAACCTGTTTTTGTAGCAGCCCCGTTGGCACCTCCAGTACCTTATCCTGCACCAGTTCCCATCCCTTCACCTGCATCAGCAGGATGGACTGCTGTTGTTCCAGCTAGACATCCTCCTCCACCTAGATTCCCACTTCCTGGAACTGGTGTTTTCCTCCCCCCTGGATCTTCTGGAAACTCTCCACCAGCACCACCCCACCAACTTGGATTACCTATTGCCTCTGAAGTAAATTCTGCAGTAGATACTTCCTTGAGTAATGAAAACAACGTCGAAGGGTTGAATTGTACTGATGCCAAAGTTGCTTCTCCCAAGAGTAGAGTGGACGCAGAAGTGAAAAGGCAGGAGAGTAATGGATGCGTCACAGGAACTGGAAATGGAAGCAGAACTGTTATAGTCTAG
- the LOC113282587 gene encoding uncharacterized protein LOC113282587 isoform X1, whose translation MAMPSGVNMLISEKIMQFPPNNNGGGGSNGGGGEIHHYPSPPPLRQWIPDERDGFISWLRGEFAASNAIIDVLLDHLKSIGGGEPGEYNSVFGCINQRRSNWNHVLCMQQYFPITDIMFAVQQVTMRKQHRNFGGGQMKVSDKKLHPQNVSFRQAQYNVKEDHILNSESRSSSSSHRNEAQFVNNGSADGKLDLRTKKMDNVESLEEGKNDGLQEAKEGIKSDASKPEAEVDGGIAVSTDKIQKHDEKHNGIPVFSRCGATEVFDGKEVNVVEGLKLYEELFNSSEIAKVTSLTNELRLAGRRGHFQAGQTYVVSKRPMKGHGREMIQLGLPVADSPLEDEIAAGNSKDRRKEPIPDILQDVIERLVQAQVINMKPDSCIIDYFNEGDHSQPHMCPPWFGRPVCILFLTECDVTFGRVIATEHPGDYRGSLKLSLAAGTLLSLEGKSADFAKHALPSIRKQRILITFTKFQPKKSMVIPSSIPPSASALPWGPPTLRPPSQFRPKHFIPVSATGVLPVPSIHPPHLTPLNSIQPVFVAAPLAPPVPYPAPVPIPSPASAGWTAVVPARHPPPPRFPLPGTGVFLPPGSSGNSPPAPPHQLGLPIASEVNSAVDTSLSNENNVEGLNCTDAKVASPKSRVDAEVKRQESNGCVTGTGNGSRTVIV comes from the exons ATGGCAATGCCATCAGGAGTAAATATGTTGATTTCAGAGAAAATAATGCAGTTTCCTCCTAATAACAATGGAGGTGGAGgtagtaatggtggtggtggagagatCCATCATTatccttctcctcctcctctgAGACAATGGATTCCAGATGAACGTGATGGATTTATTTCATGGTTAAGAGGAGAATTTGCTGCATCTAATGCCATAATTGATGTATTACTTGATCATTTGAAATCAATTGGGGGAGGAGAACCTGGAGAGTATAATTCTGTTTTTGGTTGTATTAATCAAAGGCGGTCTAATTGGAATCATGTTCTCTGTATGCAACAATACTTTCCGATAACTGATATTATGTTTGCAGTACAACAAGTGACAATGAGGAAGCAACACAGAAATTTTGGTGGAGGTCAGATGAAAGTTTCTGACAAGAAATTGCATCCACAGAATGTTAGTTTTAGACAGGCTCAGTATAATGTTAAGGAAGATCACATTTTGAATTCGGAATCtcgtagtagtagtagtagtcatCGAAATGAGGCTCAATTTGTAAATAACGGTTCAGCCGATGGGAAATTAGATTTGAGAACAAAAAAGATGGATAATGTTGAAAGTTTGGAAGAAGGTAAAAATGATGGTCTTCAGGAGGCAAAGGAAG GAATCAAGAGTGATGCTTCAAAGCCCGAGGCAGAAGTCGATGGAGGTATTGCAGTTTCAACAG ATAAGATACAAAAACATGATGAGAAACATAATGGGATTCCTGTTTTCAGTAGATGTGGGGCCACCGAGGTCTTCGATGGAAAGGAG GTGAATGTTGTTGAAGGACTTAAATTGTATGAAGAGCTATTTAACAGTTCAGAAATTGCAAAGGTTACTTCATTGACAAATGAGTTGAGACTAGCAGGACGAAGAGGGCATTTCCAAG CAGGACAGACATATGTTGTCTCCAAAAGACCCATGAAGGGGCATGGAAGAGAAATGATTCAGTTGGGCCTCCCAGTTGCCGATTCACCTCTGGAAGATGAAATTGCTGCTGGAAATTCCAAAG ATAGAAGGAAAGAACCAATTCCTGACATTTTACAAGACGTTATTGAGCGTTTGGTTCAGGCGCAAGTTATAAACATGAAACCAGATTCTTGCATCATTGACTACTTCAATGAG gGAGATCACTCACAACCTCATATGTGTCCACCTTGGTTTGGAAGGCCTGTTTGCATTTTGTTTTTGACTGAATGTGACGTGACCTTCGGAAGAGTAATTGCTACAGAGCATCCCGGAGATTACAGAGGTTCTCTCAAACTTTCTCTTGCTGCCGG AACGCTGCTCTCTCTAGAAGGTAAAAGCGCGGATTTTGCTAAACATGCACTACCTTCCATCCGCAAACAACGCATACTTATTACATTCACTAAGTTTCAGCCAAAGAAAAGTATGGTCATTCCCTCCTCTATACCACCATCAGCCTCGGCCTTACCATGGGGCCCACCAACTCTGAGGCCACCAAGTCAGTTCCGTCCTAAACATTTTATACCTGTTTCAGCAACTGGAGTGTTACCGGTCCCATCTATCCATCCACCGCACCTCACACCTCTCAACAGCATTCAACCTGTTTTTGTAGCAGCCCCGTTGGCACCTCCAGTACCTTATCCTGCACCAGTTCCCATCCCTTCACCTGCATCAGCAGGATGGACTGCTGTTGTTCCAGCTAGACATCCTCCTCCACCTAGATTCCCACTTCCTGGAACTGGTGTTTTCCTCCCCCCTGGATCTTCTGGAAACTCTCCACCAGCACCACCCCACCAACTTGGATTACCTATTGCCTCTGAAGTAAATTCTGCAGTAGATACTTCCTTGAGTAATGAAAACAACGTCGAAGGGTTGAATTGTACTGATGCCAAAGTTGCTTCTCCCAAGAGTAGAGTGGACGCAGAAGTGAAAAGGCAGGAGAGTAATGGATGCGTCACAGGAACTGGAAATGGAAGCAGAACTGTTATAGTCTAG
- the LOC113282587 gene encoding uncharacterized protein LOC113282587 isoform X2 codes for MAMPSGVNMLISEKIMQFPPNNNGGGGSNGGGGEIHHYPSPPPLRQWIPDERDGFISWLRGEFAASNAIIDVLLDHLKSIGGGEPGEYNSVFGCINQRRSNWNHVLCMQQYFPITDIMFAVQQVTMRKQHRNFGGGQMKVSDKKLHPQNVSFRQAQYNVKEDHILNSESRSSSSSHRNEAQFVNNGSADGKLDLRTKKMDNVESLEEGKNDGLQEAKEGIKSDASKPEAEVDGGIAVSTDKIQKHDEKHNGIPVFSRCGATEVFDGKEVNVVEGLKLYEELFNSSEIAKVTSLTNELRLAGRRGHFQGQTYVVSKRPMKGHGREMIQLGLPVADSPLEDEIAAGNSKDRRKEPIPDILQDVIERLVQAQVINMKPDSCIIDYFNEGDHSQPHMCPPWFGRPVCILFLTECDVTFGRVIATEHPGDYRGSLKLSLAAGTLLSLEGKSADFAKHALPSIRKQRILITFTKFQPKKSMVIPSSIPPSASALPWGPPTLRPPSQFRPKHFIPVSATGVLPVPSIHPPHLTPLNSIQPVFVAAPLAPPVPYPAPVPIPSPASAGWTAVVPARHPPPPRFPLPGTGVFLPPGSSGNSPPAPPHQLGLPIASEVNSAVDTSLSNENNVEGLNCTDAKVASPKSRVDAEVKRQESNGCVTGTGNGSRTVIV; via the exons ATGGCAATGCCATCAGGAGTAAATATGTTGATTTCAGAGAAAATAATGCAGTTTCCTCCTAATAACAATGGAGGTGGAGgtagtaatggtggtggtggagagatCCATCATTatccttctcctcctcctctgAGACAATGGATTCCAGATGAACGTGATGGATTTATTTCATGGTTAAGAGGAGAATTTGCTGCATCTAATGCCATAATTGATGTATTACTTGATCATTTGAAATCAATTGGGGGAGGAGAACCTGGAGAGTATAATTCTGTTTTTGGTTGTATTAATCAAAGGCGGTCTAATTGGAATCATGTTCTCTGTATGCAACAATACTTTCCGATAACTGATATTATGTTTGCAGTACAACAAGTGACAATGAGGAAGCAACACAGAAATTTTGGTGGAGGTCAGATGAAAGTTTCTGACAAGAAATTGCATCCACAGAATGTTAGTTTTAGACAGGCTCAGTATAATGTTAAGGAAGATCACATTTTGAATTCGGAATCtcgtagtagtagtagtagtcatCGAAATGAGGCTCAATTTGTAAATAACGGTTCAGCCGATGGGAAATTAGATTTGAGAACAAAAAAGATGGATAATGTTGAAAGTTTGGAAGAAGGTAAAAATGATGGTCTTCAGGAGGCAAAGGAAG GAATCAAGAGTGATGCTTCAAAGCCCGAGGCAGAAGTCGATGGAGGTATTGCAGTTTCAACAG ATAAGATACAAAAACATGATGAGAAACATAATGGGATTCCTGTTTTCAGTAGATGTGGGGCCACCGAGGTCTTCGATGGAAAGGAG GTGAATGTTGTTGAAGGACTTAAATTGTATGAAGAGCTATTTAACAGTTCAGAAATTGCAAAGGTTACTTCATTGACAAATGAGTTGAGACTAGCAGGACGAAGAGGGCATTTCCAAG GACAGACATATGTTGTCTCCAAAAGACCCATGAAGGGGCATGGAAGAGAAATGATTCAGTTGGGCCTCCCAGTTGCCGATTCACCTCTGGAAGATGAAATTGCTGCTGGAAATTCCAAAG ATAGAAGGAAAGAACCAATTCCTGACATTTTACAAGACGTTATTGAGCGTTTGGTTCAGGCGCAAGTTATAAACATGAAACCAGATTCTTGCATCATTGACTACTTCAATGAG gGAGATCACTCACAACCTCATATGTGTCCACCTTGGTTTGGAAGGCCTGTTTGCATTTTGTTTTTGACTGAATGTGACGTGACCTTCGGAAGAGTAATTGCTACAGAGCATCCCGGAGATTACAGAGGTTCTCTCAAACTTTCTCTTGCTGCCGG AACGCTGCTCTCTCTAGAAGGTAAAAGCGCGGATTTTGCTAAACATGCACTACCTTCCATCCGCAAACAACGCATACTTATTACATTCACTAAGTTTCAGCCAAAGAAAAGTATGGTCATTCCCTCCTCTATACCACCATCAGCCTCGGCCTTACCATGGGGCCCACCAACTCTGAGGCCACCAAGTCAGTTCCGTCCTAAACATTTTATACCTGTTTCAGCAACTGGAGTGTTACCGGTCCCATCTATCCATCCACCGCACCTCACACCTCTCAACAGCATTCAACCTGTTTTTGTAGCAGCCCCGTTGGCACCTCCAGTACCTTATCCTGCACCAGTTCCCATCCCTTCACCTGCATCAGCAGGATGGACTGCTGTTGTTCCAGCTAGACATCCTCCTCCACCTAGATTCCCACTTCCTGGAACTGGTGTTTTCCTCCCCCCTGGATCTTCTGGAAACTCTCCACCAGCACCACCCCACCAACTTGGATTACCTATTGCCTCTGAAGTAAATTCTGCAGTAGATACTTCCTTGAGTAATGAAAACAACGTCGAAGGGTTGAATTGTACTGATGCCAAAGTTGCTTCTCCCAAGAGTAGAGTGGACGCAGAAGTGAAAAGGCAGGAGAGTAATGGATGCGTCACAGGAACTGGAAATGGAAGCAGAACTGTTATAGTCTAG